One window from the genome of Rhinolophus ferrumequinum isolate MPI-CBG mRhiFer1 chromosome 22, mRhiFer1_v1.p, whole genome shotgun sequence encodes:
- the S100A11 gene encoding protein S100-A11, with the protein MKMCVWLTSPDLLGPRSESGGGRAGGDRRGQAGPGRGRRKPPPSRLPPPAAAPELAAPLPARSLRTQLLSDMAKMSSPTETERCIESLIAVFQKYAGKDGNKTNLSKTEFLSFMNTELAAFTKSQKDAGVLDRMMKRLDVNSDGQLDFQEFLNLIGGLAVACHESLTSSRKFI; encoded by the exons ATGAAGATGTGTGTTTGGCTGACAAGTCCAGATCTGCTGGGACCGAGGAGTGAGTCAGGCGGGGGCCGCGCGGGCGGGGACAGGCGGGGACAGGCAGGGCCCGGGCGGGGCAGGAGGAAACCCCCGCCCTCCCGCCTCCCACCTCCTGCCGCAGCCCCAGAGCTCGCCGCACCGCTCCCCGCTCGCAGCCTCCGCACCCAGCTCCTCTCCGACATG gcAAAAATGTCCAGCCCCACCGAGACCGAGCGGTGCATCGAGTCCCTGATTGCTGTGTTCCAGAAGTACGCTGGGAAGGACGGGAACAAGACCAATCTCTCCAAGACTGAGTTCCTAAGCTTCATGAATACAGAACTGGCTGCCTTCACAAAG AGCCAGAAGGATGCCGGTGTCCTTGACCGCATGATGAAGAGACTGGACGTCAACTCTGACGGGCAGCTGGATTTCCAAGAGTTCCTTAATCTTATCGGCGGCTTGGCGGTAGCTTGCCATGAGTCCCTTACCAGTTCCCGGAAGTTCATCTGA